The window GGGGGTGGGATGGAGTGGAGGGTTACGATAGGAAAGAGGGGGGAGAAGAAGACGGGGAGAAGCAGGGTAAAATAAGTCCGAAGGGTTGGGAAACGGGTTGAGATACTTGGGTTGGGAAATTAatttactctttttcttttttatggttattctttattatttttaatatttttaaatcaaaaaaaaatatatccaCTCTCCTTTTTAAAGCGTGTAACCACTCATTTTTCCAACTAAGCAAAATGAATGACACATAAGCTCAGTCAACGGTCAGAGAGGTTGAAAATAGTACATGTTTTAACTGAGTTCGGGTGTCTGGATGAAACTTCATTGAATACAGGGACGGGGATGACAAAGTGACACAAGTATAGGTGTAATTTAGGCTATTCTGTCTTTAAAATCCTATTTCCAAAAACAAAATCAAAGTCATAAATTATTTTCCTCATTAATATTAAACCCTAATGTAATATATATCATCCACATCAAAAGCAGCAACTCAAGCCAAAAAACCAGATTGATATCAGAATGTCTGATAACTTTCCCCATGATATCATCATCCATATATTCAAACAAATTCCCGTGAAATCACTTGTGCGTTTGGGGCATGGTTGTATCAGATGTAGTTGTTTATATGATTATATTTATAAGGCAACCGGACAAAAGATTTTTATTCTGTCTGTgtttaaaaaatcaaatttttaaggaaatattGCTGCTATATGATCAGACTCTAATGATGGACAATCCAACTTTGTTTACTATAGGAGAATGCATTTTCTTGGCAAAATCTTCGACCTCTGATAATCATAGGCAGACTCAGGATATAAGGTGGCAAGGGCATATGAGCGGACTGCTCAACTAGTACCCAGTTGAACTTTTGATCTTAAGGGTTCCAAGCAAAATGTAAAACCATTTTCAacatatatgcacatatatatatttaaaaaaattaccgAGGTTAACAGGATCCGATGATCCCTCTTCTCTATAAATAGGTCCGCCTCTGCGTTATAATAAGATGGTCAATTTGGATGTTTGATGTATGAATAATGATGGAATGAGTAACTGTTCAAGGagtaaagttttggcaattataGTTCCACATACTTCGGATGACAGATTTTGTATTCAACATATGGTTTTGGGATTTATGAAGGATGGAGATATGTTGTTTTTGAGGGATGAATTCAAGATTTATGATTCAAAGACATAAAAAGCTAATTTAATTGGTACTATATTATTATGTCAGTTAGGGATGGCAAATGGGACAGGACGGTTGGGCCTTAGCCTCCAACcagactaatagcctgtttggccaagcacttttgggccaaaaattgaggtgtttgaccaagcttttggaaggaaaaaaagtgcttttgaggagaagcagaaaaaagtagtttatCTCCAAAACACTTTTTTGataagcacttttgagaaaaatacacttagaagcaattttttaaagtttggccaaacacttattgctgctcagaagtgcttttcaaactaattagtcaaacacaaactgcttcccaccaaaagtacttttgaaaaaaaacacttctcaaaataagctaatttttgcagcttggccaaacgggctataaacTTTGCACACCGTTTTGGATCAGAAAAATCAAAAGAGTGCAAATTACAACTCTTTGTGAAATCCTCCAGGTATGCTATCACAATGTTAGGACCATAGAACAACTGGATTGAAAACAATCAGTTTGCGAGATAAaacattaaaaaaattatttaaaaaaaaaatcaccgAACAATGTACCTACGTCTCAGTTAAACTTGGAGATGTAAGTCTGCCCCTAGGTATTCTCTACctacccacctgtgttggttgcGGGTACAGGTACCCTCTTGCTCACTAGGAAATAAGAAGCTTGCTTTCCCATTGTCATAAATCTATATCTCTGAAGGACATAACATGGCACGAACATGGTTCATCCCATTTAGTTAATGCAGCATCTAAACTGTGTCATTATCTTACAATCGAGAGAAAAGAGAAACTGTACAGTGGCGATACATTAAGTCATGGTCTGGTCTTTAGGTTAGAGATGGAGCAGAACTCACGTCCGACCCAACCTCACCAAATGCTGCTGGTGCTTTTCAGCAGCCGCCTTATCAGCAGCTTCACGCTTGAGTGCCCTCTTTGCACGCCGGCCTACAGCTTCTTTAGGAGCAGCATCAGCCTCTTTCTTCTTAGTCCGGCGTGACGAGCCAGCACCTACGTCCTGGGAATTTGGTCGAGGAACAGGCATTGCTTCTTGCCTTCCTGCCCTGACATATCCATTGTCTCCCCATCTCCGGTTGCCTATTCGGAGATGGGATGAACTATTAAAATAGAAGTCTGCTAGCTCTTCGTCTTCATCTTCATATGCATAAAGATAATCCATGTTATCATCGACTTCTTGTTTTTCCTCCACAATCAAGGGCCTGAACCATGATGCTCTGAGGAGAAGGCACACACTCTCCTCAAACATGTAATCCTGAATgctgttgaaaaaaaaaaaattcttttcttagGTTAAAAATCACCAACCACAACTATGGGACAtccaaaacaaaattaaaaaaataaatcccGTGAATTTGACGAGCGACTAAACCATCTCAGAGATAAACAATCAAGTTCAAGAAAAATGTATATCAACTACCACACTAGCATATTATTAGCATTATCATGTAACACAAATATTTTACATAAGGACTTTAGCCAAAACTAATCAATTACCTTCCATCAAGTGAGCGATGAATGTGGAGAAACTCAAATGGATGTTTACACTGAGGGCATGTTGGTTGCTTTTTGTAGGTTGCCCACCGAAGGATGCATGTCACACTGAACACCAAAGTAAGGAGATAAATATTAATGTCGAGACATTTCCCCTATTACAAGAATGGACTTgctctgaaaaaagaaaagacttgCAAAAGATACCAAAGCTTAGAGACTAATTCAAACCCTATAAGATCATTATTATGTCATAAAAATAACAGATCAGGTCATAACAAGATAAGGAGACACTAATGAAGTTCGTCACATTCACACTAAAATCCAACTGATTTAATCCTTTGTTCTTTTAACAAGCAAGCTTATAGAAGAACTTAACACAGACTAAAATAGAGAACCATCCAATTTGATGTACAAAAATAATCACAAGTTAGACCAAATCCACCAACATCAACAAAAGGATTGTTAATACGCCAGTGAAACAGAATATATTGTGGTTCAGAGTAGGAGAGTTTTCTGCTGACTACCAAGGAGTAAGAGAAAAGTGCCAGAAAATCATtagcccctcccccccccccccccaaaaaaaaattcaaattttggatGAATGAGAATGGAAAATATATcctcattttccttcctttccTCAGAAATATAAAAGGCAAAAGTTTTTCACGCAGAAGCTGACCAAAAATGCAAACAAATTTCTCCCTTGCACGTAACTTTCTTTCTTACGCAGTTCATTCACCATCCATTAACTGCCAATTTGATAAccataataacagaaaacagcaATTTTATCTTTCAAGATATATAGTTAGGTGAAATGTAAATGCAAGAGTAAATTGAATATGATCCTATCAAAGACTAGCCAATTAATTATAGATGCATCACAAACATTCCGAAAAAATGCTCAGGCACAGTTCCCAAAGTACCCTCTCTCTCCTACTTTCTAGGTTAGCAGAGCCCACTTCCGGCGTCCTACATGACCGGAATCCATCTTTTCTAACTCCTCTAAAGTGACTTTTCTGACATGTCAACTCCTTTTCCGGTCCCGGCCTAACAGTTCTTGATTAATATGGGGGAAAAGGTTTCATTTAAAGCAGGGATTAAATCTTTTGAACTCACAGATATTAGCCGTGGTCATTACAGGTGGTTCCTTTTTACAGAAAAGAGCGCTCGTTTTGTCAGCAAAATTAAGATCGATGAGGATAATCTACGATGGATATGCGACAATTTAAGACAGGCTTCCAGAGGTTCAGGAGATCTATACAGAAGGTGGGGTCGAAAACAACAGAATTTATTACATAGGGTCTACCAAAATTTCAACATTTATGGGCGTTACATTCGAATCGAGAAATAGGTTGGTGATAGGAAATCAGCAGTTATTATTCCGGAAGCAGAATACAACTTGGGCTGGTGCGATGTTGCTGATAAATCACCAGATTTCTGGGGAACTATAACCCAGACCTTCATAGATTCACTTCACCGGAGAAATCCTTCATCCAAGCTGCAAAATTACAGAAATGGCCGGCAATGGAAGCCCAGATCAATACAGAAGAAGTAAATCTGCAGTACCTCTCTTGCTGCCTAGTGGGTCATTCAACGATTCCTTCTGTCATAACCCATCTACGGAGATACTGCAAAAATGGTTCACCAATAGGTGGCCGGTGACGTCTGGCTTGAGAGTTTCTTCTCTTGCTCAtaacctttttctttttgagcttCCTTCTTCGAAGGAGGCAGAGAGGGTCAAATTTGGTGAGTGGTTCTGGAATGGCAGACGTCTCTCTTTAGATTGGTGATCGCCGGCTTTGAATCTTAAAATTTCAGAGAAAATATCAGGTCATAGATGGATAAGGGCTTTTGGTATTCCATTGCATGTGTGGTCTGAGAAAACCCTAAGGTTCATAGGAGATGAGTGTGGTGGCTATATAGGTGCCGATGAAGATACGAAGAAAAAAAGTAATCTACTCTGGGCTCGCATATGCATCAAGGATTCAGACTCAGAACCTCCTTGTAAGATCGATTTGGCTATGGGTGATATGAAGTTTGAAATCTCCATTATTTCCGACGGGCACGTTAAGATAGCCGGCGATGGAAAGGACAGAAGGTCTCACTTGAGAGACCAAAGGTCCAAGGAATTATACGCTTGGAAACCCACGCCTGtggatttaaattttgaatcaAATGCCCAAGCTGGGCCTTCTCTCAAACCGGCCCACTCTAATGACATAAAACAGGTCAGTTTCCCTTTTTTAATGGGCCACCACTACTACTCAAAGGAAAAGAAGGGAAAGAGGCCCAACTCTTTCACTAATAAGAAGAAGCTGATGGCATGGAGAGCAACTGGGCCGGCCCAACCTCAACAGCCCCCAAAAGCCCCAATTATGCCTTCTCAAAAGGACGATTCAAAGCAGCAGTTACGCGTCATAAGGTGCAATTCTGAAGACTCAGAACAAGGTGATGAAGATGCTGATGATCAAGCTGAACCCATGCAATCTCCTTCTCTCACCAAATTTATCTGTTCTTATCCAAATTTCTCCATGGACAGATTTAATGACTCTGAACCCAGGCAATCTCCTCCTCTCACCAAATCTCTCTCTTCTTATCCAAATTTCTCCATGGTCAGATTTAATGACTCTGAGTGTCTTCTCTTTCGGGTAGCGAGCTATTACCCCTGCCATGGTCTGAGGGGAATTCTCAAGGACAACTTTCAATCAACACACCTCAGGTTATTGAGACTTCTCACTGGACCAAGGTAGCTATGACCAAAGCATGTAAGGCTTTCGGAGTCCACTCTACAGGCTTCGAGCACGAAATTTTTGATATGATTATTAGAATGGAGCATAAAAGGCAAGCCCAAAAGCGACTTCAAAGGGTGGAGAAAAATGGGGAGAAGAAATCCAAGAAGAAGGGGGAAAAAGAAACCAAGAAGCTGGTATGCACTGTCACATATGAAAAGGGAGAAGGGTCGGTTAGGGGCAGGTATCACAAGGCTTTCTCAGAATGAAAGAAAAACTAATCAGCTGGAACATTTGTGGGCTCAATGATACGAGCAAGAGAAGCACTATGAAGTCTCTAATAAAAAAATGGAAACCAGATTTGTTGTGTCTACaggaaacaaaaacagaaaattgcactGTAGTTGTAGTTAGAGATCTTTGGGGTTCAAGATGGGTAGGGTGGGCAGAATTGAAGGCTAGTGGCAGAAGTGGaggaattattattatatgggACAAAAGGCAATGGTCTTTGCATTGAATCTCAACAAGGGAAATACTCTATTTCTACAATGATGGAGGGGGTACAAGTTGATTTCAGATTCTGTTTTACAGGGGTATATGGCCCTCACTCAAATTGGGAGATGGTAGAATTATGGGAAGAACTAGCAGCAGTTAGAGGATTATGGAATGATAGCTGGGTAATAGGTGGAGATTTTAATGTATGCTGCTTTGAAAATGAAGGACTAAATTGCATCAGGAGATCAAGGGCTATGAAGGTTTTCTCTGATTTCATTCAAGACATGGAGCTGGTGGACCTTCCTTTGCAAGGAGCCTTCTACACTTGGGCTAGGGGAGAAAACTCTTTGCAGGCTTCTAGAATTGATAGGTTCCTAATCTCTTCTGAGTGGAACGACTCATTTGGCTTGGTACATCAGAGAGCTCTTCCCAAAGTAATATCAGATCACAGGCCTTTAGTTCAGGAATGTGGTGATTGGACTGCTGAACCCTCCTACTTCAAGTTTGAAAACATGTGGCTCCAGCATGAAgggtttggcgatttgatcaaaCAATGGTGGCAGGGATATGCGGTGAACAGCTCTCCAGattttattttatctcaaaaaTTAAAGCTAGTGAAGAAGGATTTAGTTACATGGAACAAGGAAGTATTTGGAAAAGTTAGCACAAGAACTCATAAAGCCCTGGAAGAATTGCTACAAATGGAGCAGGCAACCGAAGGAAGGCTACCAACGCAAGCTGAATCTGCCAACATCTTGCGGTTGAAGATGGAGCTACAACAGTTAGCAAAAGCTGAAGAGATTTCATGGAGACAAAAGTCTAGATGCTTATGGTTGAAGGAGGGAGACAGGAATACCAAATACTTTCAAAAAATGGCCAAAGCTAACAGGAGATACAATTGTATTGACAGGTTGCAAATAGGAGATGATATAATTGAAGACAAGGAACAAATCAAAAGTGGAATTCTGGATTTCTACAAGGAACTTTACTCTTGAGAATGAAAGCTGGAGGCCTAGTGCTACTTTTGAAGGACTGGAAAGATTGACATCTGAACAGAAGGAAACTCTGGAAGTTGCCTTTGAAGAAGAGGAAGTAATAAATGCAATCAATAGCTGTGCACCTGACAAAAGCCCTGGACCTTATGGAATGACTATGGCCTTATATAAAAAATGCTGGGATACTATAAGGCAGGATGTCATAGGGACTCTTAATCACTTTCACAATCACTGTCACATGGTCAAGTCTTTTAATGCCTCATTCATAGCACTTATTCCTAAAAGGAAAGGAGCAATTCAACTCAAAGACTTCCGACCCATCAGCCTCATTGGAAGTGTCTACAAGATTGTGGCCAAAGTTCTGTCAGAAAGACTTAGAAGGATAATGGGAAACCTGATCTCAGGATTTCAAAATGCCTTTTTAAAGGGGAGACAGATTTCAGATGCTGCACTTATTGCAAATGAAGCCTTAGAATGGAGACAAAGAACTGGAGAGTCTGGACTGATATTCAAGCTTGATATTGAGAAGGCATTTGACAAAATCAACTGGCAATATCTCATTTCAATCCTGAGACAGATGGGATTTGGAGACAAATGGATCAAATTCTCTTTCTCAACTGTCAAGTACTCTATCTTAGTGAATAGAAGCCTGGTTGGTTTTTTTCTCTCCTAAGAGAGGAATAAGGCAGGGGATCTTTTATCCCCCTTTCTTTTTATCCCAGCAACGAAGGGTCTGAGCATTATGTTGGAGAAGGCCAAACAACTACTTTGGTTGAAGGGATTTGACATTGGCAGTAGACCAGAGTTTTCAATCTCTGTGTCCCACCTTCAGGTGACACTCTCATTTTCTGTGGTGCAGAGGAGTCCCAAGTGCAACATCTAAACATCACCTTGATGATCTTTGAAGCCTTGTCTGGGCTACacataaatatgtcaaaaagtgTCATGTATCCTGTTAATTGTGTGCCAAGCATGGAGGTGTTGGCTGAGATCATGAGTTGCAATACACGCATTCCCAACCACTTACCTAGGCTTTCCATTGGGGGCTGGACATAGATCAACTGAGGTGTGGAATGGGGttattgaaaaatttgaaaaaaggtTGGCTTCCTGGCAGCAACAATATCTCTCCTTTGGTGGCAGACTAACTCTTATCAACAGTGTTCTGGATAGCTTACCAACCTATATGATGTCTCTATTTCCCCTACCAGTTAAAGTTCGAAAACAGCTTGATAAACTTAGGTGCTCCTTTCTTTGGGAAGGACAATTCCAAAGACCACAAATTCCACCTTGTGAAATGGGATAAGGTAATACTTCCCAAATCCCTTGGGGGCCTAAGAGTTAAAGATCTGTCACTGCACAGTAAGAGCATGTTGATGAAATGGCTTTGGAGGTACAATCAAGAAGGAACAAGTTTATGGAAGGATGTAGTACAAGCTAAGTATGGCAGTGATAGTCAATGGTGCTCCAATATGGTTAACACACCTTATGGTTGTGGTCTATGGAAGGGTATCAGGAAGCCGTGGAACACTTTCACTCTTAATACAACTCTCCAGGTTGGCAGTGGGGAACACATCCTATTTTGGAAGGATCCTTGGTATGGTCAAAGTACTTTGAAGGACTCTTACCCAACACTTTTTTCAGTTGCAACTAACCCAAACTCTACAGTTGCCCAAAACTAGGAGGAGAACACTTGGAGCCCAAGATTAAGGAGAAACCTGAATGATTGGGAAATAGAGGATTTGCTAGCTCTTCTTGGCAGCCTCCAGAACATCTCCATCAACGACCAAGACAGAGACAAACTTAAATGGGCCAACAGTAGAGGGGGTTCCTATTCAGTCAAAGGAAGCTATTACAACTTGAGCTCTAACAAAGCTTTGATTGACCAGTGGTCATGGAAAGTGATCTGGAAGACAAAAATTCCCCCTAAGGTCAGTGGATTCTGTTGGATAACTTTACAGGGTGCTTGTCTAACTCAGGATAACCTTCTCAGAAGGGGTTTTCAACTAGCCAACAGATGCCATATGTGCCTTAGCAATCATGAAACAATCAATCACCTGTTCCTCCACTATACAGTTGCAGCAGACATTTGGTCAATGTTTATTTCACTTTTTGGTCTACATTGGACTATGCCTAGGGATGTCAGGGATGCCTTTGTGAGCTGGAGCTCCTGGAAAGTTGAGAAGTCCATCAGAGAATCTGGTCtatggttcctgctgttatttTGTGGTGCATATGGACAGAGGGGAAGCAAAGATGCT is drawn from Nicotiana tabacum cultivar K326 chromosome 22, ASM71507v2, whole genome shotgun sequence and contains these coding sequences:
- the LOC107806712 gene encoding uncharacterized protein LOC107806712 isoform X1; this translates as MAAVVEFEGQQLVNDILDLSIQDQTNMKSISEEKHEVDFESNHHGVCAICLNRILLQETALVKGCEHAYCVTCILRWATYKKQPTCPQCKHPFEFLHIHRSLDGSIQDYMFEESVCLLLRASWFRPLIVEEKQEVDDNMDYLYAYEDEDEELADFYFNSSSHLRIGNRRWGDNGYVRAGRQEAMPVPRPNSQDVGAGSSRRTKKKEADAAPKEAVGRRAKRALKREAADKAAAEKHQQHLVRLGRT
- the LOC107806712 gene encoding uncharacterized protein LOC107806712 isoform X2 → MKSISEEKHEVDFESNHHGVCAICLNRILLQETALVKGCEHAYCVTCILRWATYKKQPTCPQCKHPFEFLHIHRSLDGSIQDYMFEESVCLLLRASWFRPLIVEEKQEVDDNMDYLYAYEDEDEELADFYFNSSSHLRIGNRRWGDNGYVRAGRQEAMPVPRPNSQDVGAGSSRRTKKKEADAAPKEAVGRRAKRALKREAADKAAAEKHQQHLVRLGRT